Proteins co-encoded in one Meiothermus sp. genomic window:
- the cimA gene encoding citramalate synthase: MIEILDTTLRDGTQGEAVNLSSDDKIAIAKRLAAFGVPLIEGGWPGSNPKDAEFFARMKGVDLGNSQLCAFGSTRRKGVRPEDDPSVQAMLAAATPVVTVVAKSWDFHVTHALEVSLEENLRMIEETYRYLVCEGKRVIHDAEHFFDGFKANRGYALATLEAAVRGGADTLCLCDTNGGSLPEEVFEITQAVRQAFPGLTIGIHPHNDAELAVANALAAVRAGATHVQGTINGYGERCGNLNLTSAIPNLMLKYGLPLQGLTPEKLAELREVSHFVDERANLAPNLRAPYVGDAAFAHKGGIHVSAVLKDPRTYEHVPPEAVGNSRRVLVSDLSGRSNLLAKLAESGVNVPKEMAGALLEEVKQLEHAGYSFEGAEASFYLLAHRLRGGQMPFSVEGFTVFVHVNDANPETPTWAEATVRVRVGETLQHTAAESQHGPVSALDKAFRKAIEPFYPEIAEIELCDYKVRILSGQEAGTASGVRVMIEMHRAGERWSTVGASKNNLEASLKALTDGYAYALVKSQPIPQD, from the coding sequence ATGATCGAAATCCTCGACACCACCCTCCGCGACGGCACCCAGGGCGAAGCAGTCAACCTGTCCTCGGACGACAAGATCGCCATCGCCAAGCGCCTGGCGGCTTTCGGGGTTCCCCTCATCGAGGGGGGCTGGCCGGGCAGCAACCCCAAGGACGCCGAGTTCTTCGCCCGCATGAAGGGGGTAGACCTGGGGAATAGCCAGCTCTGCGCCTTTGGCTCCACCCGGCGCAAAGGGGTGCGGCCCGAGGACGACCCCTCGGTGCAGGCCATGCTGGCGGCGGCCACCCCGGTGGTTACGGTAGTAGCCAAAAGCTGGGACTTCCACGTGACCCACGCGCTCGAGGTCTCCCTGGAAGAAAACCTGCGCATGATTGAGGAGACCTACCGCTACCTGGTCTGCGAAGGCAAGCGGGTGATTCACGACGCCGAGCACTTCTTCGACGGTTTCAAGGCCAACCGGGGCTATGCCCTGGCCACGCTCGAGGCCGCCGTGCGGGGCGGGGCCGACACCCTGTGCTTATGCGATACCAACGGGGGTAGCCTGCCCGAAGAGGTCTTCGAGATCACCCAGGCCGTGCGCCAGGCTTTTCCCGGCCTGACCATTGGGATTCACCCCCACAACGACGCGGAACTGGCGGTAGCCAACGCCCTGGCTGCCGTGCGGGCGGGGGCCACCCACGTGCAGGGCACCATCAACGGCTACGGCGAGCGCTGCGGTAACCTGAACCTGACCAGCGCCATTCCCAACCTGATGCTGAAGTACGGCCTGCCGCTCCAAGGGCTCACCCCCGAAAAACTTGCCGAGCTGCGCGAGGTCTCGCACTTTGTGGACGAACGGGCCAACCTGGCCCCCAACCTCCGCGCGCCCTACGTGGGGGATGCAGCCTTTGCCCACAAGGGGGGCATCCACGTCTCAGCGGTGCTCAAAGACCCCCGCACCTACGAGCACGTCCCGCCCGAGGCCGTGGGCAACAGCCGCCGGGTGCTGGTCTCCGACCTCTCGGGTCGCAGCAACCTGCTAGCCAAACTGGCCGAGTCCGGGGTTAATGTGCCCAAGGAGATGGCCGGGGCTTTGTTGGAGGAGGTCAAGCAGCTCGAGCACGCCGGCTACTCGTTTGAAGGAGCCGAGGCCAGTTTCTACCTGCTGGCCCACCGGCTGCGGGGCGGTCAGATGCCCTTCAGCGTGGAAGGCTTCACGGTGTTCGTGCACGTCAACGACGCCAACCCCGAGACCCCCACCTGGGCCGAGGCCACGGTGCGGGTCAGGGTGGGCGAGACCCTCCAGCACACCGCCGCCGAAAGCCAGCATGGGCCGGTCTCGGCGCTGGACAAAGCCTTCCGCAAGGCCATTGAGCCCTTTTACCCCGAGATTGCCGAGATCGAGCTTTGCGATTACAAGGTACGTATTCTCTCGGGCCAGGAGGCCGGTACGGCCTCCGGGGTGCGGGTCATGATCGAGATGCACCGGGCCGGGGAGCGCTGGAGCACTGTGGGGGCCAGTAAAAACAACCTCGAGGCCTCCCTCAAAGCCCTCACCGATGGCTACGCCTATGCCTTGGTGAAGAGCCAGCCCATACCGCAGGACTAG
- a CDS encoding isoprenylcysteine carboxyl methyltransferase family protein, whose amino-acid sequence MVALWVALIWVVLQRLLELRLAQANLRWALAQGAKEHGREHYPLFFLLHIGWMLGWLLEGLARNQPSPIWGFWLLVFLLAQGLRYWAISSLGRYWNTRILVVPGGQQITRGPYRYLRHPNYLAVALELLSLPLIFNAWVTALTATILNALLLLCVRIPAEEKALAAYTPTENPDLEEARP is encoded by the coding sequence GTGGTAGCGCTCTGGGTCGCGCTGATCTGGGTGGTACTCCAGCGGCTGCTGGAGCTTCGCCTGGCCCAGGCCAACCTGCGCTGGGCTTTGGCGCAGGGGGCCAAAGAGCACGGACGAGAGCACTACCCACTGTTTTTTCTGCTGCACATCGGCTGGATGCTGGGCTGGCTGCTGGAGGGGCTTGCCCGCAACCAGCCCTCCCCCATCTGGGGATTCTGGCTGCTGGTCTTCTTGCTGGCCCAGGGTCTGCGCTACTGGGCCATCAGCAGCCTGGGCCGGTACTGGAATACCCGAATTCTGGTTGTTCCTGGGGGCCAACAGATCACCCGAGGGCCCTACCGCTACCTGCGCCACCCCAACTACCTGGCGGTGGCCCTGGAGTTGCTGTCCCTGCCCCTCATCTTTAACGCCTGGGTTACAGCCCTGACAGCCACCATCCTCAACGCCCTGCTGCTGCTGTGCGTGCGCATCCCCGCCGAGGAAAAGGCCCTCGCGGCCTACACCCCGACTGAAAACCCCGACCTCGAGGAGGCGCGGCCCTAG